The proteins below are encoded in one region of Methanomassiliicoccales archaeon:
- a CDS encoding MFS transporter, which yields MKAGYIQVMSSAGLSGAALLIPNMLRDDLGANIMEIGIITASFSMALFISSYIFGRASDVHGRRLYLQAGLALTCISLFLLIFVNSVETLAVVRIMVGLCAGIYPSALLAHVYESEGKVGRFTAFGSLGFGAGTFVAGFVGIYYQIFLISSLLLLVAYILSLRLSFGEEKVHKVPFFPVAIMKHNFPVYLSVMFRHTGANMIWVVYPIFLADLGASMLFIGLMYGVNAMGQFILMRFIDRFNARYLVMAGFLISILTFPSYTLVTRPEEIIPMQISIAASWSCLYVGSIKYLMERNDEKGTTAGLLQSSLSISAILGALLGGVTVFTLGYHGSMYIATGLAAVGFLVFVIGNRFLTRREKIVLDGKGDGGTWT from the coding sequence ATGAAGGCCGGCTATATCCAGGTAATGTCGAGCGCCGGGCTTTCCGGTGCCGCCTTACTGATCCCCAATATGCTCAGGGACGACCTGGGCGCGAACATCATGGAGATCGGCATCATTACCGCCTCCTTCAGCATGGCCCTTTTCATCTCGTCCTATATTTTTGGACGCGCCTCGGACGTGCATGGGCGACGCCTGTACCTTCAGGCCGGACTGGCCCTAACATGCATCTCACTGTTCCTCTTGATCTTCGTCAACAGCGTCGAGACGCTGGCGGTAGTGCGGATCATGGTCGGCCTATGTGCTGGCATTTATCCATCCGCATTGTTGGCGCATGTCTACGAATCAGAAGGAAAAGTGGGTCGTTTCACCGCCTTTGGTAGCCTAGGTTTCGGTGCAGGTACGTTCGTCGCCGGTTTCGTGGGAATCTATTACCAGATATTCCTGATCAGTTCATTGTTGCTCCTGGTGGCCTACATCCTATCCCTTCGCCTATCATTCGGGGAAGAGAAGGTGCATAAGGTGCCGTTCTTCCCCGTTGCGATAATGAAGCACAATTTCCCGGTGTACCTCTCGGTCATGTTCCGTCACACAGGCGCCAACATGATATGGGTCGTCTATCCGATCTTCCTGGCCGACCTGGGGGCCAGCATGCTGTTCATTGGTCTCATGTATGGGGTCAATGCCATGGGACAGTTCATCTTAATGCGCTTCATAGACCGGTTCAACGCAAGATATCTGGTCATGGCCGGCTTCCTGATATCGATCCTTACCTTTCCATCATACACGTTGGTCACCCGGCCCGAGGAGATCATACCGATGCAGATTTCCATCGCCGCTTCCTGGTCCTGTCTCTACGTCGGTTCCATCAAATATCTGATGGAGAGGAACGATGAAAAAGGCACCACCGCAGGTCTGCTGCAGTCATCCCTGAGCATATCCGCCATCCTGGGCGCTTTGTTGGGAGGGGTGACCGTGTTCACCTTGGGCTATCATGGTTCAATGTACATAGCCACCGGTCTGGCGGCGGTCGGGTTCCTCGTGTTCGTCATCGGCAATCGATTTCTTACCCGTCGGGAGAAAATAGTTTTAGATGGCAAAGGGGATGGGGGGACATGGACCTAA
- the rpe gene encoding ribulose-phosphate 3-epimerase — MVKVAPSILSADFSRLGEEVHRLQRAGADWVHVDVMDGMFVPNLTIGPDVIKALRPHATIPFDVHLMIERPERYLKQFAESGADYITVHVEATEDMGKTLNEIRRLGKKPGISLNPGTDLSLVKPFLADVDLLLIMAVQPGFGGQSFKPEILPKISEANEHRKNNGLNFEIEIDGGINRSTGLQCAKAGATVLAAGSSLFKSADMSAEIALWHGF, encoded by the coding sequence ATGGTCAAGGTAGCTCCATCGATATTGTCCGCGGACTTCTCCCGTTTAGGGGAGGAGGTGCACCGATTGCAACGAGCTGGGGCGGATTGGGTGCATGTAGATGTGATGGACGGTATGTTCGTTCCTAATCTTACCATCGGTCCTGACGTGATCAAGGCCTTACGACCCCACGCTACGATACCCTTCGATGTGCATCTCATGATCGAGCGTCCTGAGCGATACCTGAAGCAATTCGCTGAGAGCGGGGCGGATTACATAACGGTGCACGTTGAGGCCACTGAGGACATGGGAAAGACGTTGAACGAGATAAGGCGTCTTGGCAAAAAGCCCGGTATCTCTCTCAATCCGGGCACAGATCTTTCTCTGGTGAAGCCGTTCTTAGCGGATGTCGATCTATTACTGATCATGGCCGTACAGCCTGGTTTCGGCGGTCAATCCTTCAAACCTGAGATATTGCCTAAAATTTCCGAGGCGAACGAACATCGGAAGAATAATGGGCTTAATTTTGAGATCGAGATCGATGGCGGCATCAACCGGAGCACCGGTTTACAGTGCGCGAAGGCCGGAGCGACAGTGCTGGCTGCCGGTTCATCCCTATTTAAATCTGCGGATATGTCAGCGGAGATCGCACTTTGGCACGGTTTTTAA
- a CDS encoding methionine adenosyltransferase encodes MAKVSSKVKASAKPVARKVAPKKPSKNIVVESMLSTPLAQQKVELVERKGIGHPDSISDGIAEAVSRALCKMYLERYGEILHHNTDQNEIVGGQSAPKFGGGRMLEPIYIMLSGRAITQVNGERLPFSTVAIAAAKQYLTRFPNLDTENDVIVDCKIGKGSFDLIKNFEALEDQCKMEGHENHCLLANDTSFGCSYAPYSETELVCLETEKYINGAMKKKLKETGEDVKVMCSRRDKEITMTIACAMVDRYIPDADHYSSVLGEMKERVLDNATKFTDYDVRVDINHADNPATGNYYLTVTGLSAENGDDGSVGRGNRMNGLITPYRPMSMEASAGKNPVTHVGKMYNILANWIANDIVKKSNGNILEANVRILSQIGRHISDPETCSVQVFMAPGADFKKWQKEAYAIADEWLDNIGKVTEKVVKGQVTVF; translated from the coding sequence ATGGCAAAAGTCAGTTCAAAGGTCAAGGCTAGCGCGAAACCGGTGGCCCGTAAGGTAGCTCCAAAGAAGCCCTCGAAGAACATCGTTGTGGAAAGCATGTTGTCCACTCCATTGGCCCAGCAGAAGGTCGAATTGGTGGAGCGAAAAGGAATAGGCCATCCAGACAGCATATCTGATGGTATAGCCGAGGCCGTCTCCCGTGCCCTATGCAAGATGTATCTAGAGAGATACGGAGAGATCCTGCACCATAACACCGACCAGAACGAGATCGTAGGCGGACAGAGCGCCCCCAAGTTCGGTGGAGGTAGGATGCTGGAGCCGATCTACATAATGCTTTCCGGAAGGGCAATAACCCAGGTGAACGGTGAGAGGTTGCCGTTCTCCACCGTGGCCATAGCCGCGGCAAAGCAATATCTGACCCGCTTCCCTAATCTGGACACCGAGAACGATGTCATCGTGGATTGCAAGATCGGTAAGGGTTCTTTCGACCTGATCAAGAACTTCGAGGCCTTGGAGGACCAATGCAAGATGGAAGGACATGAGAACCACTGTCTGCTGGCCAACGACACTTCCTTCGGCTGTTCCTACGCCCCATATTCCGAGACCGAACTGGTCTGCCTGGAGACGGAGAAGTACATCAACGGTGCTATGAAGAAGAAGCTCAAAGAGACCGGCGAGGATGTCAAGGTCATGTGCTCCCGAAGGGACAAAGAGATCACCATGACCATCGCCTGCGCCATGGTCGATCGATACATACCTGACGCCGACCATTATTCAAGCGTCCTAGGTGAGATGAAAGAGAGGGTTCTGGACAATGCCACGAAGTTCACCGATTACGATGTGAGGGTGGATATCAACCATGCCGATAACCCGGCGACCGGCAATTATTATCTGACCGTAACTGGTCTGAGCGCTGAGAACGGAGACGACGGATCGGTGGGACGCGGGAACCGCATGAACGGGCTTATCACACCTTATCGCCCCATGTCCATGGAAGCCTCCGCCGGTAAGAACCCCGTCACCCACGTGGGCAAGATGTACAACATCCTGGCCAACTGGATCGCCAACGATATCGTGAAGAAGAGCAACGGCAACATCCTGGAAGCCAATGTGCGTATTCTGTCTCAGATCGGTCGTCACATCAGCGATCCCGAGACCTGCAGCGTTCAAGTGTTCATGGCCCCCGGTGCGGACTTCAAGAAGTGGCAGAAGGAAGCCTACGCCATCGCTGACGAATGGCTAGATAACATTGGTAAGGTGACGGAGAAAGTTGTAAAAGGACAGGTAACGGTGTTCTGA
- a CDS encoding DUF4443 domain-containing protein: MKLVDLPRYGPVHRFGNHHVYRTLMALSDQKRKGRKHIADAVGIGEGSMRTIIEYLRGLDMIDIRQTGVKITRHGNDFLSNLPIKIANIGHGSIALGLECVAVQMSNNGDKIKMGVEQRDSAIMAGADGATTLVVRGGKMIVPPDYELDEHDPAITALLRSVFNIRDGDAIIIGTAPTVAMAEDGALAAAFDLL, encoded by the coding sequence ATGAAGCTCGTCGATCTGCCACGCTACGGTCCGGTGCACCGCTTTGGAAACCATCACGTTTACCGCACGTTGATGGCGCTCTCGGACCAGAAACGCAAAGGAAGAAAGCACATAGCGGACGCGGTGGGCATCGGCGAAGGCAGTATGCGGACGATAATCGAGTACCTGCGTGGCCTTGATATGATCGACATTCGGCAGACCGGGGTCAAGATCACTCGCCACGGAAACGACTTCCTATCGAATCTTCCCATCAAGATCGCCAACATCGGTCATGGCTCCATCGCCCTGGGGCTGGAGTGCGTGGCGGTGCAGATGAGCAATAACGGTGACAAGATCAAGATGGGTGTCGAGCAGAGAGACTCGGCCATCATGGCCGGGGCGGATGGCGCTACCACCCTGGTGGTAAGGGGTGGTAAGATGATAGTGCCACCGGACTACGAGCTGGACGAGCACGATCCAGCTATTACCGCCCTGCTTCGCTCCGTATTCAACATCCGTGACGGAGATGCCATAATCATCGGCACCGCCCCCACGGTGGCCATGGCGGAGGACGGAGCATTGGCGGCGGCCTTCGATCTACTTTAA
- a CDS encoding thioredoxin domain-containing protein: MELMAEERKGNRLVGERSPYLLQHAYNPVDWYPWGEEAFAAAIDLDRPIFLSIGYSSCHWCHVMERESFEDLDVARLMNETFVNIKVDREERPDVDSLYMKVCQMMTGGGGWPLTIIMTPDRVPFWTGTYLPRFSKQGMTGMLELVPAVNKVWREERDDIKDVTVKVLEMLDSFERDPEEGDVSMLPLLALERLKEDYEPKYGGFDGERKFPSPHKLIFLMRYWREHHDQVALDMVIKTLDNMIKGGIRDHVGGGFHRYSTDPRWHLPHFEKMLYDQALILMALAEAYAITSKQEYRQAAEELIVYVEKRLTSPEGGFFSSEDADADGEEGSTYLWTYDELSSLLSAEDMVIFKELYGIWDSGNYRDEGTRMRSGKNVLHLTSFVAEHATKKGMDPVTLMAWDVDLRETMRSKRDQRPDPALDDKILTDWNGLMIVALCKAHRYLGSERAFRMAKQALTFLEERMVVDGELYHNSRIGHMGALSFLDDHACLAWAHLEMYFLTHEAKQLERVLVLTEQMINLFTDKEEGGLFMSREDPLLLVRIKDLYDGAAPSGNSIAYYILVQLAAMFNDARIVSVVEGSERHFLKELRVVPSSYAMFINGVLMKEMSKTLEIFGPGNFHIEGYHPHLLTTMAEHLEKGAVRQRPSYRLCLKGTCLPETEDLTEIKRMLK, from the coding sequence ATGGAACTCATGGCAGAGGAAAGAAAGGGAAATCGTCTTGTCGGGGAGAGGAGCCCCTATCTTTTACAACACGCGTATAATCCGGTGGACTGGTATCCTTGGGGGGAGGAAGCGTTCGCAGCTGCCATAGATCTCGACAGACCCATTTTCCTTTCCATAGGGTATTCTTCCTGCCACTGGTGCCACGTGATGGAACGGGAGAGCTTCGAGGACCTTGATGTGGCCCGCCTTATGAACGAGACGTTCGTCAACATCAAAGTGGACAGAGAGGAGCGTCCGGACGTTGACAGCCTGTACATGAAGGTCTGTCAGATGATGACCGGTGGCGGAGGATGGCCGCTTACCATCATAATGACCCCGGACCGGGTCCCATTTTGGACCGGGACCTACCTGCCTCGTTTTTCCAAACAGGGAATGACCGGCATGCTAGAACTCGTGCCGGCGGTGAACAAGGTCTGGCGGGAAGAAAGGGATGATATCAAAGATGTGACGGTCAAGGTCCTGGAGATGCTCGATTCGTTCGAACGAGACCCAGAGGAGGGCGATGTCTCAATGTTACCACTGCTCGCCCTGGAGCGATTGAAGGAGGATTACGAACCCAAATATGGTGGATTTGACGGGGAACGCAAATTTCCCTCTCCACATAAGTTGATCTTCCTCATGCGGTATTGGAGGGAACATCACGATCAAGTGGCCCTTGATATGGTGATCAAAACGCTGGATAACATGATCAAGGGGGGGATCAGAGACCACGTCGGAGGGGGCTTCCACAGATACTCCACAGACCCCCGATGGCACCTGCCCCACTTCGAAAAGATGCTTTACGACCAGGCATTGATATTAATGGCCTTGGCCGAAGCCTACGCCATCACCTCCAAACAGGAATACCGTCAGGCCGCCGAGGAACTGATAGTGTACGTGGAAAAACGTTTGACCTCGCCCGAAGGCGGCTTCTTCTCCTCCGAGGACGCTGATGCGGATGGCGAGGAGGGATCTACCTATCTTTGGACATACGATGAGCTGTCCTCGCTCCTATCCGCGGAGGACATGGTCATCTTCAAGGAACTCTACGGGATCTGGGATTCGGGAAATTATCGTGATGAGGGGACCCGTATGAGGTCGGGCAAGAACGTTCTGCATCTCACCTCTTTCGTAGCCGAACATGCCACGAAGAAGGGGATGGACCCGGTCACCCTAATGGCATGGGACGTTGATCTGCGGGAAACAATGAGATCGAAAAGAGATCAACGGCCTGACCCTGCCCTCGACGACAAGATATTGACGGATTGGAACGGGCTTATGATCGTCGCCCTATGCAAGGCGCATCGTTACCTAGGTTCGGAAAGAGCTTTCCGCATGGCTAAACAAGCGCTCACCTTCTTGGAGGAAAGGATGGTGGTCGATGGGGAACTATATCATAACAGCCGAATTGGACATATGGGCGCCCTATCCTTCCTCGATGACCACGCATGCCTGGCTTGGGCCCATTTGGAGATGTATTTTCTGACCCACGAGGCGAAACAGTTGGAGAGGGTACTGGTCCTCACTGAGCAGATGATAAACCTATTTACCGACAAGGAAGAGGGCGGCCTCTTCATGTCGCGGGAAGACCCGTTGTTACTGGTTCGCATCAAGGACCTTTATGATGGTGCCGCACCCTCGGGCAATTCCATCGCCTATTACATATTGGTACAACTGGCAGCCATGTTCAACGACGCGAGGATCGTATCGGTCGTGGAGGGCAGCGAGCGTCATTTCCTGAAGGAACTTCGGGTAGTGCCCTCATCATATGCCATGTTCATCAATGGGGTCCTCATGAAGGAGATGAGCAAAACGTTGGAGATATTCGGGCCCGGGAACTTTCATATCGAGGGATACCACCCTCATCTTCTGACCACAATGGCCGAGCACCTGGAGAAGGGCGCGGTTCGTCAAAGACCTTCCTACCGCCTTTGCCTCAAAGGCACCTGTCTGCCGGAAACGGAGGACTTGACGGAGATCAAAAGGATGTTAAAGTAG
- the rnz gene encoding ribonuclease Z encodes MDLTFLGTGGSVPTTKRNTVSIALRRGPEVLLFDCGEGTQRQLMSSSVSFMRITRIFITHHHGDHFLGLPGLIQSMNFYGRTAVLEIYGPEGTADLVTRLLGLGTFDLQYEVQGVDLVPGQMVTGEGYRITAFRTTHTIPSLGFAFHEEDRPGRFDPQKALDLGIREGPDFSRLVNGESVMVGEERVAPEEVMGPPRKGLKIVYSGDSSPCQEMCDASQGADVLIHEATVTSDLSQKAKEYGHSTSKDAAVLAKEVDAKVLYLVHISGRYDDVDPLLLEARGIFPNTMIPNDLDTFIVRNE; translated from the coding sequence ATGGACCTAACATTCCTGGGCACCGGCGGCAGCGTTCCAACAACAAAACGGAACACGGTGTCGATCGCCCTACGTCGGGGGCCGGAGGTACTACTTTTCGATTGTGGAGAGGGGACCCAAAGGCAGCTGATGTCATCATCCGTCTCCTTTATGCGCATCACCAGGATATTCATCACCCATCATCACGGAGATCATTTCCTAGGTCTGCCAGGTCTGATCCAGTCCATGAACTTTTACGGCCGTACTGCAGTTCTGGAGATATACGGGCCCGAAGGGACCGCCGACCTAGTGACCCGATTGCTTGGGCTAGGTACCTTCGACCTGCAATATGAGGTTCAAGGCGTGGACCTGGTCCCGGGACAAATGGTCACTGGGGAAGGCTACCGCATCACTGCCTTCAGGACCACCCATACCATCCCTTCCTTGGGGTTCGCATTCCATGAAGAGGACAGACCGGGCAGGTTCGATCCGCAAAAGGCATTGGACCTCGGGATCAGGGAGGGGCCGGACTTCTCAAGGCTGGTTAATGGGGAGAGCGTGATGGTCGGTGAGGAGCGCGTTGCTCCGGAGGAGGTCATGGGACCCCCAAGAAAAGGATTGAAGATCGTATACAGCGGCGATTCCTCTCCATGCCAGGAAATGTGTGATGCCTCTCAGGGCGCGGACGTTCTGATACATGAGGCCACAGTGACCTCGGATCTGAGCCAGAAGGCCAAGGAATACGGTCATAGCACCTCCAAGGACGCGGCGGTCCTGGCCAAGGAAGTCGATGCAAAGGTGCTCTATCTGGTCCATATCAGCGGGAGGTACGACGATGTCGACCCACTTCTTCTTGAAGCTCGAGGAATATTTCCAAATACGATGATCCCAAATGATCTGGATACCTTCATTGTGAGGAACGAATAG
- a CDS encoding CBS domain-containing protein: MKFPPESEIKHLRKSLDITQSELARSSGISQSTIAKLERGNIKGSYEAVTKIFTFLQEESRRRSKASRAVDLATKDIVGVQATEKVRAAADLMRSSGISQMPVFQGRQHVGSISEMIILTRLRDGERMETIVELNVNEMMDEAFPIVNEDTPIEAVTSLLSCSHAVMVSKNGDMTGIITSADLLKLM; encoded by the coding sequence ATGAAGTTCCCTCCTGAATCGGAGATCAAACATCTGCGTAAGTCCTTGGACATCACGCAATCAGAACTTGCCCGTTCAAGCGGGATCAGCCAGTCCACCATAGCAAAGCTGGAAAGAGGGAATATTAAAGGAAGTTATGAAGCGGTGACCAAGATATTCACCTTTCTTCAGGAGGAATCTCGCAGGAGGTCCAAGGCAAGTAGGGCAGTGGACCTGGCCACCAAGGACATCGTAGGGGTTCAGGCCACAGAAAAGGTCAGGGCCGCCGCTGACCTGATGCGTTCTAGCGGAATTTCCCAAATGCCAGTCTTCCAAGGACGCCAGCATGTGGGTAGCATAAGTGAGATGATAATCCTGACCAGATTGAGGGACGGGGAAAGAATGGAGACCATCGTCGAGCTCAATGTCAATGAGATGATGGATGAAGCTTTTCCTATTGTGAACGAGGATACCCCCATTGAGGCGGTGACATCCTTGCTGAGCTGTTCCCACGCGGTCATGGTGAGCAAGAACGGTGACATGACCGGGATAATAACATCTGCCGATCTGCTCAAGCTGATGTGA
- a CDS encoding universal stress protein — MNDRLKILVCVDGSENSLRAVEFARDIFVPMDAYLTILVVVTPMDCDYFMEKTAPACDIDGIAKAKSNAGISLIKESGGRYCLSTMTGNPPEVILNVSSRHDLVIMGRKGSCAATNISLGGVAGQVSQNIKIPLILVP, encoded by the coding sequence ATGAACGATCGGTTGAAGATCTTGGTCTGCGTGGACGGTTCTGAAAACTCCTTGAGAGCTGTGGAGTTCGCTCGCGACATTTTTGTGCCCATGGACGCCTATCTGACCATTTTAGTTGTGGTCACCCCAATGGATTGCGATTATTTCATGGAGAAGACCGCACCGGCCTGTGACATCGATGGCATCGCCAAAGCGAAATCGAACGCGGGGATATCCTTGATCAAGGAGTCGGGCGGCCGATATTGTCTCAGCACAATGACGGGAAACCCTCCAGAGGTGATATTGAACGTTTCATCGCGCCACGACCTGGTCATCATGGGCCGCAAAGGTTCCTGTGCCGCGACCAATATCTCATTAGGGGGAGTTGCGGGTCAGGTCAGTCAGAACATTAAGATACCACTGATCCTCGTCCCCTGA